CATCACCAAAATAAATTTCCTTGTCCATCCCAAAATCCGTGGTACGGTGGGTGACCAAAACACCCATTTCCTCAAAAGAACCATCATCCAACAGATAATTGATCCGTTCCCTGGCAGTTAACTTCTTTTTGGCATGTTGCTTTTCAATACGCTTCTCGCCACCGCCCAAGTGGGCAAGGGTCACTCGTTCTTCCAGCTTTTTTAATTTATCGTCCATTGGATTTAATTTGTGGGTAATTTTAGTTGTTTTTGGTCTTCAAAATATTGTTGCAATGCTACCAGGGCAGCAATCTTGGCCTCATTTTCCTTAGCTTCCTGAATCATTTCCGGAGCATAGTAGTTCTTTACGAAATGAGTGTCAAAATTCCCGGAGCGGAACGCCTCATGTCTCATCACAAATGCTCCAAAGGGCAGGGTAGTCTGTACCCCTTCCACTTCATAGGCCTCAATGGCTTTGATCATTAAGGCAATGGATTCTTCGCGCGTCTTTCCATAGGTAATCAATTTGGAAAGCATGGGGTCGTAATAGATAGGAATATCCATACCTTCTTCAAAACCATTGTCCACTCGAATGTTTTCACCTACCGGCAACTGGTACCGTTCCAATTTCCCTACACTTGGCAGGAAATCGTTTAGAGGGTCTTCGGCATACACCCGCAGCTCCATCGCGTGGCCGTTGATCTTTAAATCTTCCTGTTTCATGGGCAATACTTCGCCACGTGCCACTTTTATCTGTAGCTCCACTAAATCCACACCGGAAATCAGTTCGGAGACCGGATGTTCCACTTGTAGACGCGTATTCATTTCAAGGAAATAGAAATTGTGGTCGGCATCCATTAAAAATTCAACCGTACCTGCACCCACATAATCACAGGCTTCGGCCACCTTTGTGGCGGCAATTCCCATTTCATTTCGCAATTCCGGGGTTAAAATGGACGATGGGGCTTCTTCAACTACCTTTTGGTGTCGACGCTGTATACTACATTCCCGTTCAAAAAAGTGGAGGATGTTGCCATGCATATCCGCCATTACCTGAATTTCGATATGACGGGGAGAGGTCACATATTTCTCAATAAAAACGGAGCCATCCCCAAAAGCGGAAGTGGCCTCACTGATCGCCCGCTTCATTTGGGATTCCAGGTCCTCTTCTTTGTCCACGATCCGCATTCCTTTTCCTCCCCCACCGGCAGAAGCTTTGATCAATACTGGAAAGCCTATTTCCTTGGCAATTTCCTGTGCCTTGTCAACATCCGTTATCGCTTCATCTATCCCCGGAACCATGGGAATATCGTATTTTTTAACGGCTTCCTTGGCAGCAAGCTTACTTCCCATCACCCGAATGGCATGGGATTTTGGACCAATGAAAATCAGCCCATTCTTTTCAACGGCTTCGGCAAAGTCTGCATTTTCACTTAAAAAACCATATCCGGGATGGATACCGTCTACCTCCAGTTTTTTGGCATATTCAATTATTTTGTCCCCCAATAAATAGGATTGATTGGAAGGGGGCGGCCCTAGGCAAACGGC
The sequence above is a segment of the Muricauda sp. SCSIO 64092 genome. Coding sequences within it:
- a CDS encoding acetyl/propionyl/methylcrotonyl-CoA carboxylase subunit alpha; translation: MKKILVANRGEIAIRVMRTAKKMGIKTVAVFSEADRNAPHVRFADEAVCLGPPPSNQSYLLGDKIIEYAKKLEVDGIHPGYGFLSENADFAEAVEKNGLIFIGPKSHAIRVMGSKLAAKEAVKKYDIPMVPGIDEAITDVDKAQEIAKEIGFPVLIKASAGGGGKGMRIVDKEEDLESQMKRAISEATSAFGDGSVFIEKYVTSPRHIEIQVMADMHGNILHFFERECSIQRRHQKVVEEAPSSILTPELRNEMGIAATKVAEACDYVGAGTVEFLMDADHNFYFLEMNTRLQVEHPVSELISGVDLVELQIKVARGEVLPMKQEDLKINGHAMELRVYAEDPLNDFLPSVGKLERYQLPVGENIRVDNGFEEGMDIPIYYDPMLSKLITYGKTREESIALMIKAIEAYEVEGVQTTLPFGAFVMRHEAFRSGNFDTHFVKNYYAPEMIQEAKENEAKIAALVALQQYFEDQKQLKLPTN